GGAATCCGCTTTTAAGTGGTATCACTCCGCCGAGGAAGCCAACCCCAGAAAAGCCGGGGTTAAAACCCGCTTAGAAGCACTGGCAAAAAAACTGAATAAAACATTGTAACGACTCCCACAGCCACGCGGGCCAGTGGGGCGCTTAACGCCCTGCGCGTTTATGCAAACCACTTGGCGCCGCGTTTTTAAAAAAGAATTTTTGTTATGAGCTTTACCGGAAGGCCTGCAAGTTATTTAGAGACCGTTTTACAAAACAGCGGTTTCTTCCCTGATATATCCCTAGGGGATTATCAGAAGATGTACAGCGCACCGGCAAGCCTGATGCAAGAAAAGGTTGAGCACTTATTGCGCTTGGCAATGATTGAAATCAATGAAGGTTTGGAGGATCAGCAAGCACTTTGGGAAGAAGAAGGCTATTCCACGCTTGCAGAAGTACCGGCTAAATTGATCGGGGGTAAGAGCCGGTTATTGGTGCATTACCAGCGAGCGGTTTTTTCTTTGGCAACTGCAATGGCTTTCCGAGAATTTCCAACGGTTGCACGCCGTGAGGTGGGAGAGCACCAGGCAGCTCAAAGCCTAGATACAGAGCAAATGTACCGGGCTGAATCTGATAGAGCGGTGCGCCGCTTGCGCGGTATCTCAACCAATATAACCGCTGAGATTATCTAGTTATGGCTGGGAAAAAGTTACAAGAAATTACCGCGCATTTGCTAGCCGCTAATTTAGTGCCGCAAGAAAAGTTTGAATCTTGGATGGAAGAGGGGCGCATAGAAACAGCTAGCAAGAATTTAGGGAATGGCATTCGAATTAGTCGGACAGAGTACGACGCTGTAATCGTACTTGAAGAATATAGCGGTGACGCGGCCCTGGTCCTCGCATTGGTGACAACCTGGTTAATGGAAAATGATTCCAGCCGCTTTGATAA
This DNA window, taken from Microbulbifer sp. VAAF005, encodes the following:
- a CDS encoding head completion/stabilization protein, whose product is MSFTGRPASYLETVLQNSGFFPDISLGDYQKMYSAPASLMQEKVEHLLRLAMIEINEGLEDQQALWEEEGYSTLAEVPAKLIGGKSRLLVHYQRAVFSLATAMAFREFPTVARREVGEHQAAQSLDTEQMYRAESDRAVRRLRGISTNITAEII
- a CDS encoding phage tail protein, giving the protein MAGKKLQEITAHLLAANLVPQEKFESWMEEGRIETASKNLGNGIRISRTEYDAVIVLEEYSGDAALVLALVTTWLMENDSSRFDNGMPEPQIEVTPIDDKSVDVEITIRFFENVDLVPDDNGPISYQGQRYAIATVPIDEPSQVAVGDNKELPTDAPYNRAD